The following coding sequences lie in one Coriobacteriia bacterium genomic window:
- a CDS encoding HEPN domain-containing protein: MGFQDLLQAGLIRPVRADPEEIRARFQVATRDAELAEGLLSTDLDWALIVAYNAMLQACTASMFAQGFRPRGTDHHRTVIRFIRSTRPDLEDMIRRLDGLRRRRHRAVYEVVGSVSASDAKRAVAMASRLIAALGGRSKE, encoded by the coding sequence ATGGGATTCCAGGATCTCCTTCAAGCGGGGCTGATACGACCGGTCCGCGCTGACCCGGAAGAGATCCGCGCACGCTTCCAAGTAGCGACCAGAGACGCCGAGCTTGCCGAGGGCCTGTTGTCGACCGACCTGGACTGGGCACTGATCGTCGCGTACAACGCCATGCTCCAAGCGTGCACAGCATCGATGTTCGCCCAGGGATTCCGGCCGCGCGGGACCGACCATCACCGGACGGTGATCCGCTTCATCCGATCGACCCGCCCCGACCTCGAAGATATGATCCGCAGGCTCGACGGGCTGCGCCGTCGCCGGCATCGCGCGGTCTACGAGGTAGTGGGCAGCGTCTCCGCATCCGACGCGAAGCGAGCTGTCGCCATGGCGAGCCGACTCATCGCTGCTCTGGGCGGTCGTTCTAAGGAGTGA
- a CDS encoding type II toxin-antitoxin system VapC family toxin, with amino-acid sequence MLLHWLADEPLSAQARALLASQDDLLAPVLARSEVGNGLWMQVRCGRMTIEEASVRMEALADSGVRFVDDPALQVAALHIGARLEHPAYDWEYVALAIAEGCDLVTADDALWQRACEIIGERAVWLSDV; translated from the coding sequence GTGCTGCTGCACTGGCTCGCGGACGAGCCGCTCTCGGCGCAGGCGCGCGCCCTGCTCGCGTCCCAGGACGATCTGCTCGCGCCCGTCCTCGCGCGCTCGGAAGTCGGCAACGGCCTCTGGATGCAGGTCCGCTGCGGCCGCATGACGATCGAAGAGGCGAGCGTGCGCATGGAGGCGCTGGCGGACAGCGGCGTGCGCTTCGTGGACGACCCGGCCCTGCAGGTCGCGGCGCTGCACATCGGAGCCCGCCTGGAGCACCCCGCCTACGACTGGGAGTACGTCGCGCTCGCCATCGCCGAAGGCTGCGACCTGGTCACCGCCGACGATGCGCTGTGGCAGCGCGCATGCGAGATTATCGGCGAGCGCGCGGTGTGGCTGAGCGACGTGTGA
- a CDS encoding Arc family DNA-binding protein, protein MSVSSVTKTEVGTIPNFLLRNMDPELMEQMRRRAKEHGRSLQAEIQTTLRRSLAREKRAAFLEQVDRFLDETRGREAFDATAAIRHDRDAGHKPWLGY, encoded by the coding sequence ATGTCGGTATCGTCAGTCACCAAGACCGAGGTGGGCACGATACCGAACTTCCTGCTTCGCAACATGGACCCGGAGCTCATGGAGCAGATGCGCCGCCGCGCGAAGGAGCACGGCCGCTCTCTCCAGGCGGAGATCCAGACCACCCTTCGGCGCTCGCTCGCTCGCGAAAAGCGGGCGGCGTTCCTCGAGCAGGTCGACCGGTTCCTGGACGAGACGCGCGGCCGAGAGGCGTTCGACGCGACAGCCGCCATCCGTCACGACCGCGACGCCGGTCACAAGCCGTGGCTCGGGTACTAG
- a CDS encoding nucleotidyltransferase domain-containing protein yields the protein MLNRLLGSKTRARLLTLFMTHAHRRFYLREAAREAGVPLRGAQLELANLTALGILRRQPEGSNVWFAVAEDHPIYPELRLLVLKTTGIGAVISDELRSHDATGIEAALIFGSVAEGTDDADSDVDLMVVTDGATDPVYEAVEAAEEIVKRPVNVVVFTRSELEQRLTSADGFTRRALEGAKIFLIGGTDGIPGSPSSGADTTGPR from the coding sequence ATGCTGAACAGACTCCTGGGATCCAAGACCAGAGCGCGGCTTCTGACGTTGTTCATGACACACGCGCACCGTCGCTTCTACCTGCGCGAAGCCGCTCGAGAAGCCGGCGTGCCGCTGCGTGGGGCCCAGCTCGAGCTCGCCAACCTCACCGCGCTGGGCATCCTCCGTCGCCAGCCCGAGGGCAGCAACGTCTGGTTCGCCGTGGCGGAGGACCACCCGATCTACCCGGAGCTCCGGCTGCTCGTGCTCAAGACCACCGGGATCGGCGCCGTCATCAGCGATGAGTTGCGAAGCCACGATGCCACCGGCATCGAGGCGGCGCTCATCTTCGGCTCGGTGGCCGAAGGGACGGACGACGCCGACAGCGACGTCGACCTCATGGTCGTGACCGACGGAGCGACCGACCCTGTCTACGAGGCCGTCGAGGCCGCGGAAGAGATCGTTAAGCGTCCGGTCAACGTCGTGGTGTTCACTCGTTCCGAACTCGAGCAGCGCCTGACGTCGGCCGACGGCTTTACGCGACGCGCACTCGAGGGGGCGAAGATCTTCCTGATCGGCGGTACGGATGGGATTCCAGGATCTCCTTCAAGCGGGGCTGATACGACCGGTCCGCGCTGA